Part of the Toxotes jaculatrix isolate fToxJac2 chromosome 1, fToxJac2.pri, whole genome shotgun sequence genome, aatgaaattagGCTTTTGGTTGGTTAGTTCTTAATAAAACTTTATAGATCATAGAGATGCACATATTTGGTGAAGTGGTGATTAGTGAATATTAGTAATCAGTCAATGTTTCACAGACAAACTTGAAAATGGAACATTACTTGGTAACCTTTTAATTACAGGCCACATAGCGAtaacaagaaacaacaaaataaaaactaataaccatgtaaaataaaagtaaggGTTAGCATTGGAATGGTTTGTAGATGCTGAATTAGTAAAGCAAACTGAATTCGCTTGGCTAATGTGCAGTGTATTTTGCAGGGGAAATAATAACAAAGAAGCGCGATAAAAAATAATTCCTGCCTCTGTAAGATCACATTAGTTCGTTGGAAGTATCTTTTAACATGTTTCTGGCCGCCATGGAAATCAGATTTAACCCTCTTaccatttttaaaatcagaatCTTTTTAATTAGGGGGAATATTGCATATTGCATATTGTACTTTCTGCTTTCTGGTCCTCTACATTGACATGGAGTCTTCACATTATAGCATATGTAATTATAGATATAGTGATACgtattaaaaatagaaatattacTTCCGCTGTGGAGTTTTAAAACAATTGCTCTTTTTACCAGAAATACATTACAAAATAAAGCAGTGTATTCTGTTCAGccagtcatttattttttttagtgtagTTGGTTTAAAttgggaaaaaacaaacacaaaaacatgagaATCATTAtcactggctgtgtgtgtgtgtgagtacaatGAGTGTATGTTTGAGTGGAGAAGTGGTGGGGCGCACTGTTGACACAGTATTTATTTGAGTTTTTCTGATGTTGAAAATGCCCTCTGACTCTCTTTTGGGAAGGTCTAAACAGAGGCTGTCTCCAGAGAATAAGGCAGAGATGGCAGCACATGAATTTTCTCTTTATATCAGACCCAGAGGCAAACTGTTTGTAGGACTTGAAAGACTGAAGGACTAACTTAAGGACTCAtttcagaggagggaaagataTGTCATCTGTTTACaggctttttcaaacagtatgcGTAGGATGTTTCATTTGTTCGGTGTTTCCAAAGAAACCCTCTGGTTTATTGGGACAAACAGCCCTTTGTGTGGACACGCTGATTCCTTCTCCTTATATTCTCTTCAGATTGCTATCCGTGGTCACCAGGTCTGTGTAAATAGGTCCCCTTTTAAGTGCTTTCTTTGTTCCATTTGAAGAGCAGtttggatagaaaaaaaaagccatatcACAGTGAAATCCCTTTGATAAACCTTGACTTGAAGTTCCTTTCTAATTGGTTTCTCTGGTttttgtgactgacagctgtcagcTTGAGAGCATCATTCTCAGTGAAATATTTAGCTGTGTTAGGAGTTACTTCACCACCAGAGGTCTATGCATTCCTCTTACATGCAGTGGAGAACAAAGAGTAGTAGTAGTAAAGAGTAGTACAAAGAATCAGAAAAGGCGAATGAGGCTGAAAAATGTtcaggaaaaaagcaaaatcacCACTATCCTGTTATTCATTTGCATGCAAATTGGTTTTTATTACTTAATTGTGGGGTAAATGCCACTGCACATCTGTCACACTGCCAAATCCTTTGTTTAAAATTACCCTTTATGCAGTTTTACTAGCTATACTAGTTTTAAATTTTGCCACCTCCAGGCAGTCACAGTGAACGAGCCAGTAGTTCTCTGTGTTCCTCTACAGCATCTTGAAAGGTCACATGTCCTGCAGTGGGACGCAAACATGTGACCTCCCAGTGGCATTATCAACAATTCGGCCTCTCGTTCACCAGCTGACATTaagtgatgatgctgatgacTCCCTCCGCGTCCTTTGATCCCTTTGGATGGCATCTTTGGGAGAAGACATGTATTTTATGTTTGGTTTGTGAGTTGGGTGTGTGCTTTTGTAGGTCACTTTATTAGTCATGGGTATTACCAAgccagtgaaaacagctgtaccATGTTTTCTTTGGCTCTGGAGGAACTTGCTTGGGAGACTATTTTACAATCTTGGGGCATGAAAGTTGAAAGAAGTGGGTTCTGCAGGCAGTTTGGGCTCTTGGTGGTATTGTTGTAGTATCTAACATTTTAGGAGCTTGACCTACTCTGCTACAAAAGTTAGCACATCTCCAACCATGCTGCTACAGATTTTGCAAAGTATACATCTTTGCtatcttgccaagagttagatgagaagataaaTACCACCCTCATGTCTCTCCATTTAATATGAAGCTACAGGCAGGAGATCACAACTaacaagatataacatgttaattggttagctttagaggtgtttagtagggagattttttttaccttgatacagagccaggctaactgtttcacCATGTTTCCTGTCTTATTAATACTTAttaatttatgtgtatgtgctgtacCAAACTACTGTAGTGTTGAGTTTCCCTGCAGGCCCTTAGAGGTTAGATAAAGAGATTGTATCAGTCTGTAAAATCCCACTGCAGTCAAACTCAGAACAACATCAAAAGATATATGTGTGGTCTGTTCTTCTTGTTCTCTATTCAGAACTTATCCACATTATGAATTATGTGTTTGACACACGCTATCTCTCTCTAGTGTACAGACTGTCTGTTTCATGCAGCTGGAATCAGCTGGAGATTTTGTCCAACAGCAGGAGACAAATAGAAGAAAGGGCATCAGAAGAAAATGTGGTTAAAGAAATGAATGCCACCTTTCTCTTAATGTCCACTAAAATCCAAATAGACTGTAACTACATAACTAACCTAATATGTGCAGCAAGTACATGACTGTAAATAGGTGCTTAGTGGGTGGGTGgtctgtctgttttgtgttcctgcgaggagacagagacataaaacTGGACTTCTTCTCCACTGGCTGCCAAATAATTCAGCTGGAGTCACACCAAGCCACCAGTAATATGTTTTCCTGGACCAGGGAGCAGAATAGAACAGAGGGCAACTAATGAACCAGAAATGACAAATCAGCAATTTTCCTGCTCATTTCATGTCTGTTGGCATATTTATGCCTGGCGTGCGTGTGGGTCAAATGGACAGGAAAGCGGTAGCTTAATGCATCATTTGTGGCTTATTTTCCAGATCTGATCCAtccatgcattttttttttcatcattttggcTATGCTTATGAAGAGGCAGCAATGTCTTTAGGTATTTTAGTTTTAGTAATTTTAAGGCATCATTCTGAAAGTAATTGGTCAGTACGCAGGCATATCATTGTTTTCCTTCACATGCTGACTAAGAAATGAGTTATGAGAGGAAATTATCATTCTGACTGCCAACAGGAAGGAACAAACCCATCTTTCCTACAACTTCTCCCAGCTCACATGGAGGTATTGTTGTCAGAAGAACTACAAAATAATGTTTACAAGAAATCTTTAATAAAAGACAAGTGTTACACCCTTGTAGAGaagactgacacagacacataataCGCACACACCATGTCATAGTTGGTCTTatgtacaaacacatttttcaagagaatcccatacaaacacatgtgcacacacacacatacaaagagagagagagacagatcacTACTACTGATTATCTTTCATATCCAAATATACCTAATGTATGTTTTTTGGCCATTGGTACAGTACACTTTTGCAGACAGAGGGGATGACTTGGAATGATAAAATGCATACAACGCGAAACAGGCTGTCCCAGTGTGCAGCAATGATCCACTGAGTGGAGAGACAGTCTAATAAAATTCCCTCATtgaaccacagcagcaggatgttACAACTAGCTCCATGGAAATGGATTTAGAAGAAACAGGAAGACAAGAGCAAAAAGAAGGTAGAGGATATGAGCAGTCAGGGGGTGAGCAAGAGAAAAGGAAATAGAAGGAGGCAGGAGAGACCAGCAAGAAAAGGAGCAAGAGGAGAAAGAGCTAGAGGTGAAAGAGGTCAGGTGTGGGAGGTTAAAGCGTTCCTTCGTCCAGCAGTTTGTTGATGCCATTGCAGATCTTCCTCAGAGAGAGTCTGTACTCCTCTCCGTCCCCGTACAGCTCGGCCAGGAACTCCCCGTGGGCAAAATGGTTGAAAACGTGATCGATGCGTGCATGTGAGCGTGCGGTCAGGTGCTGCTCCACCAGGGTGTGAAGTAGGTCCCTGCACTCCAGCAGGAGCTCTGACAGAATATTCCTGTCAAAGGTGTACTCCACCTCGTAGAACGACACTGCTGTCATGGCCGCCTGGTTCATCTTCTTCTTGAAGCGCTCCACTGTGTCCAGCTCATCGGGGCTGAACTGGTGGTTGCGGTATAAGATGCCAATCTTGAGGGCGATCTTGATGACGTCCTTAATGATCTTGTGGGCCTCCTTCTTGCTCTTGGTGAACTCCCGGCTCGCCTTGTAGAGCTCATCCAAGATCTCGCTGCTAGTGTCATCTGTCAGCATGTTCGCCACAACCATGGTGGCCATCTTACTGAGGATCTTCTTCTGGGCCTGCAGGGCCAGGGAGCGAGAGTTGAAGCTCTCATGTCCTgtggggagagaaaagagaaagacagagaaaggcaaAAAGTGCAAGGTTAGTCTTAAAGGTCAGAAATCTTGGCTGCAACATACTCACTTAAAGCAACGGTAGACcaaacaaaacagtggaatAATGATCTTATTGAGGTAGCAGCTTGTCATGCTCTGATTCTTTAAAGCagtatcattagattgttttagccacttgggggcagcacaaCAAGCTGGAAAGACAACACGGGGATACCATCACCTTATAAAGGTGATATGGCAAATATGTTATCAAACAACTGCTTATGCACGCATGCAGCAGACATGgaacaacattagcattttatttgcagttatgtctgtgtctgcatgatgaatgtaagtccaatattcattcttcttttagctctgttttgtgtactccaactcctgagggaaatgttCTCTCGACACTCTTCAGCTTCTGAATGCAACACTATGTTCACCAGTTAGTCTTTATGTTTGTCTGTTGTatggtgctgttgttgttgtttttttcttttattgctgTGAATATCTACCTGCTTAGAAAATTACCCTATACCTGAATAGAATTTTGTCCATTTCTACAAGTGAAGCCAGGTGTTGAGGACATTGTACTGAGTTggaaaatgaatgcaaaacacaaaatgaatccTCTTTTCACAGCTGAAAGCAAATTTATGATTCTGGTACTTTTCAAAGGACATAAGGTAAATTAACTGATTAACAGACTTTAACAGATTAACATGTTGTGCAATTAAGAGATATTGACAGGATAAGGTCCTGTGTGGATGATCTACACTCCCCAAGGAGAAGCATGATATGTCAAAAAAATTGAGcacttttacattaaatatcTGAGCATGTTACTATTTTGGTCTCTAAGAACTGCCCTTAAGTAACTGCCCATAAGTATGTTTACATGTAACAGCTGACGTCC contains:
- the tnfaip8l3 gene encoding tumor necrosis factor alpha-induced protein 8-like protein 3, with protein sequence MDSDSGEQSDGDLSPGHESFNSRSLALQAQKKILSKMATMVVANMLTDDTSSEILDELYKASREFTKSKKEAHKIIKDVIKIALKIGILYRNHQFSPDELDTVERFKKKMNQAAMTAVSFYEVEYTFDRNILSELLLECRDLLHTLVEQHLTARSHARIDHVFNHFAHGEFLAELYGDGEEYRLSLRKICNGINKLLDEGTL